A window from Pseudonocardia cypriaca encodes these proteins:
- a CDS encoding GMC family oxidoreductase, translating into MTVDPDRDGLVSLNPYEARTVAAVFERMFPPGEDWPGAVALGAVTYLDRALAGPDQHLRDAYHLGLAALDRAARGAHGRGFADCAPEEQDELVAGLEAARLPGFHVPEQHGFFCRLRAHLQEGLFADPAHGGNRDRGGWRFLGHPGVWLEHAADDHLSPEPVTRGGEVRALADAGYRLGGAAEEPPPEIPGYDPQRAAVEPPGPADVVVVGMGAVGAFVSALLVDAGLRVVGFEAGGWRHRGDYHPDELSAAYYCRGDMGPKYLAEAPTWRRDEGGPTRPIPFSLGRMMNGVGGSIVHWGGALRRMHPHHFAFRTHVLERWGADVLPEHSTLVDWPVTYADLEPYYDLCERIAGVAGDRHGNPFVPRSTDYPIPPLRPTTKGLLFTEAGRALGLHPHPTPVCVNSVPYNGLPATRYHPWSAGFGSFHDDRWNPGLTSVPQALATGRLDLRTHCRVLRLLTDADGHADGVEYVDPLGVVRTFRARTVIVAAYTFETVRLLMLSGGLGGSTGQLGAHFMVKQWGDVYGWFPDTVFNAHTGPAAQMVTLDDFDAVGFDGVAHGFVGGASLNVENQQLPLQIARDPLPPGVPSWGPRYQEHLRGWQHVAAVRIQPDSLSYTTDFLDLDPRHRDRSGLGLPVLRVTTDMRENEHRLQDFMQQQCDRILRRMGATLTWNGPRYRGVASSHDLGGARMGEDPRTSVVGPDLQVHDTPGLHVFSGAVFPTCVGVNPHLTLMALTARATEQLVRALGGAVAQAAVRIQDGK; encoded by the coding sequence ATGACGGTCGACCCGGACCGTGACGGGCTGGTCAGCCTCAACCCGTACGAGGCCCGCACGGTCGCCGCGGTGTTCGAGCGGATGTTCCCGCCGGGCGAGGACTGGCCCGGCGCGGTGGCGCTGGGCGCCGTCACGTACCTGGACCGGGCCCTCGCCGGGCCGGATCAGCACCTGCGCGATGCCTACCACCTGGGGCTGGCGGCGCTCGACCGCGCGGCCCGCGGCGCCCACGGCCGCGGCTTCGCCGACTGCGCGCCCGAGGAGCAGGACGAGCTCGTCGCCGGGCTGGAGGCCGCGCGCCTGCCCGGCTTCCACGTGCCCGAGCAGCACGGCTTCTTCTGCCGGCTGCGAGCGCACCTGCAGGAGGGCCTCTTCGCCGACCCGGCGCACGGCGGCAACCGCGACCGCGGCGGCTGGCGGTTCCTCGGCCACCCCGGGGTCTGGCTGGAGCACGCGGCCGATGACCACCTGAGCCCCGAGCCCGTGACGAGGGGCGGCGAGGTCAGGGCGCTCGCCGACGCCGGCTACCGGCTCGGCGGGGCGGCCGAGGAACCGCCGCCGGAGATCCCCGGCTACGACCCGCAGCGCGCGGCCGTCGAACCGCCTGGGCCCGCGGACGTGGTGGTCGTCGGGATGGGCGCGGTGGGCGCGTTCGTGTCGGCGCTGCTGGTGGACGCCGGGCTGCGGGTCGTGGGGTTCGAGGCGGGCGGCTGGCGCCACCGCGGCGACTACCACCCCGACGAGCTGTCGGCGGCCTACTACTGCCGCGGCGACATGGGCCCGAAGTACCTCGCCGAGGCCCCGACCTGGCGGCGCGACGAGGGAGGGCCGACCCGGCCGATCCCGTTCAGCCTCGGCCGGATGATGAACGGCGTCGGCGGCTCGATCGTGCACTGGGGCGGGGCGCTGCGCCGGATGCACCCGCACCACTTCGCGTTCCGCACGCACGTCCTGGAGCGCTGGGGCGCGGACGTGCTGCCCGAGCACTCGACGCTCGTCGACTGGCCGGTGACCTACGCCGACCTCGAGCCGTACTACGACCTCTGCGAGCGGATCGCGGGTGTGGCGGGCGACCGGCACGGCAACCCGTTCGTCCCGCGGTCCACCGACTACCCGATACCGCCGCTGCGCCCGACGACCAAGGGCCTGCTGTTCACCGAGGCCGGCCGTGCGCTGGGACTGCACCCGCACCCGACGCCGGTGTGCGTCAACAGCGTGCCCTACAACGGCCTGCCGGCCACCCGCTACCACCCGTGGAGCGCGGGGTTCGGGTCGTTCCACGACGACCGCTGGAACCCGGGGCTGACCTCGGTGCCGCAGGCGCTGGCGACCGGCCGGCTGGACCTGCGCACGCACTGCCGCGTGCTGCGGCTGCTCACCGACGCGGACGGCCACGCGGACGGCGTGGAGTACGTCGACCCGCTCGGCGTGGTGCGCACGTTCCGCGCCCGGACCGTGATCGTCGCGGCGTACACGTTCGAGACGGTGCGGCTGCTGATGCTGTCCGGTGGACTGGGGGGTTCCACCGGACAGCTCGGCGCGCACTTCATGGTCAAGCAGTGGGGCGACGTGTACGGCTGGTTCCCGGACACGGTGTTCAACGCCCACACCGGCCCGGCCGCGCAGATGGTCACGCTCGACGACTTCGACGCGGTGGGCTTCGACGGCGTGGCGCACGGGTTCGTCGGCGGGGCCAGCCTGAACGTCGAGAACCAGCAGCTGCCGCTGCAGATCGCCCGCGACCCGCTGCCGCCCGGCGTCCCGAGCTGGGGGCCGCGCTACCAGGAACACCTGCGCGGCTGGCAGCACGTCGCCGCCGTGCGCATCCAGCCCGACTCGCTGTCGTACACGACCGACTTCCTCGACCTCGACCCCCGCCACCGCGACCGCAGCGGCCTGGGCCTGCCGGTGCTGCGGGTCACCACCGACATGCGCGAGAACGAGCACCGCCTGCAGGACTTCATGCAGCAGCAGTGCGACCGGATCCTGCGGCGGATGGGCGCCACGCTCACCTGGAACGGCCCCCGCTACCGCGGCGTGGCGAGCAGCCACGACCTCGGCGGCGCGCGGATGGGCGAGGACCCGCGCACCTCCGTGGTCGGCCCGGACCTGCAGGTGCACGACACGCCGGGGCTCCACGTCTTCAGCGGCGCCGTGTTCCCGACCTGCGTCGGCGTGAACCCGCACCTGACGCTGATGGCGCTGACGGCGCGCGCCACGGAGCAGCTGGTGCGCGCACTGGGCGGCGCGGTCGCGCAGGCGGCGGTTCGGATTCAGGACGGGAAGTGA
- a CDS encoding mandelate racemase/muconate lactonizing enzyme family protein — MATVSTDFYQVPLPVVLTDSTHGVIPHFELVTVRVEDSDGATGLGYTYAVNSGAEAFAVLVDRYLAPVVTGEDVDRTEHVWQRMWWALHYAGRGGHATSAISAVDIALWDLRARRAGQPLWRFFGGYDPRVPVYAGGIDLDFPVEQLLEQADRFREHGFRAIKMKVGRADWREDVERVRRMREHLGDGFPLMVDANMKWSADQAVKVARALAGFDLVWLEEPVIPDDVAGHVRVLRDGGLPVAAGENLHTLYEFRHVMEAGAVTFPEPDVCNVGGMTVFRKVAALAEAHNLPVTSHGAHDLTVHLMAAAPNRTYMEAHGFGLEAYLAEPMRVEDGVAVAPERPGHGLEFDFDALRPHRIGGTAA; from the coding sequence GTGGCCACCGTCTCGACCGACTTCTACCAGGTGCCGCTCCCGGTGGTGCTCACCGACTCGACGCACGGGGTGATCCCCCACTTCGAGCTGGTCACCGTGCGCGTCGAGGACTCCGACGGCGCCACCGGGCTCGGCTACACCTACGCGGTCAACTCCGGGGCCGAGGCGTTCGCCGTGCTGGTCGACCGCTACCTCGCGCCGGTCGTCACCGGCGAGGACGTCGACCGCACCGAGCACGTCTGGCAGCGGATGTGGTGGGCGCTGCACTACGCGGGCCGCGGTGGGCACGCCACCTCGGCGATCTCGGCCGTCGACATCGCGCTGTGGGACCTGCGGGCCCGCCGCGCCGGGCAGCCGCTGTGGCGCTTCTTCGGCGGCTACGACCCGCGCGTGCCGGTGTACGCGGGCGGGATCGACCTGGACTTCCCGGTGGAGCAGCTGCTGGAGCAGGCCGACCGGTTCCGCGAGCACGGCTTCCGGGCGATCAAGATGAAGGTCGGGCGCGCCGACTGGCGCGAGGACGTCGAACGGGTGCGGCGGATGCGCGAGCACCTCGGCGACGGCTTCCCGCTGATGGTCGACGCGAACATGAAGTGGTCGGCCGACCAGGCCGTGAAGGTGGCCAGGGCGCTCGCCGGGTTCGACCTGGTGTGGCTGGAGGAGCCGGTCATCCCCGACGACGTCGCCGGGCACGTTCGCGTGCTGCGCGACGGCGGGCTGCCGGTTGCGGCGGGCGAGAACCTGCACACGCTCTACGAGTTCCGCCACGTCATGGAGGCCGGTGCGGTGACCTTCCCGGAGCCGGACGTGTGCAACGTCGGCGGGATGACCGTGTTCCGCAAGGTCGCCGCGCTCGCCGAGGCGCACAACCTCCCCGTCACCTCGCACGGCGCGCACGACCTCACGGTGCACCTGATGGCCGCCGCTCCGAACCGCACGTACATGGAGGCGCACGGGTTCGGGCTCGAGGCCTACCTCGCCGAACCGATGCGGGTCGAGGACGGCGTCGCGGTCGCGCCCGAACGGCCGGGCCACGGCCTGGAGTTCGACTTCGACGCCCTGCGCCCGCACCGGATCGGCGGCACCGCGGCATGA
- a CDS encoding ABC transporter permease: MSTRSLARLLQQQGALIALVALVVFGALRYGENFATGFNVQSVLADDAKYALVALGMCFVIMTGGIDLSVGSVVALGGVVAAQLSGAGLLPAMLAALAVGAAVGAVNGVLVARYRLAPFLVTLATLLVARGLALYLADARSAVADPSAGFTDFGAWRLFGVPVAFWLVAALFALGALALHSTDFGRNVLATGGNEEAARLMGLPVDRTKFAVYVLSGALAGIAGAFLAAQSASVDAAAGQGWELTAIAAVVVGGTLLTGGVGSVFGTLVGVLLLQLIFNLIVFENSRGGIQISSYWESVIRGAFLLAVVLLQVRLTRRGRTSAPA, translated from the coding sequence ATGTCCACCCGTTCGCTCGCCCGGCTGCTGCAGCAACAGGGCGCGCTGATCGCACTGGTCGCCCTCGTCGTGTTCGGTGCGCTGCGCTACGGCGAGAACTTCGCCACCGGCTTCAACGTGCAGAGCGTTCTCGCCGACGACGCCAAGTACGCCCTCGTCGCGCTCGGGATGTGCTTCGTGATCATGACCGGCGGGATCGATCTGTCGGTCGGGTCGGTGGTCGCCCTCGGCGGGGTCGTGGCCGCGCAGCTCAGCGGGGCGGGCCTGCTGCCCGCGATGCTGGCGGCACTGGCCGTCGGGGCCGCGGTGGGGGCGGTCAACGGCGTGCTCGTGGCCCGCTACCGGCTCGCCCCGTTCCTGGTGACGCTCGCGACCCTGCTCGTCGCGCGCGGGTTGGCGCTCTACCTCGCCGACGCGCGCTCAGCGGTCGCCGACCCGTCCGCGGGGTTCACCGACTTCGGGGCGTGGCGCCTGTTCGGGGTGCCGGTCGCGTTCTGGCTCGTCGCGGCGCTGTTCGCCCTCGGTGCGCTCGCGCTGCACAGCACCGACTTCGGCCGCAACGTGCTCGCCACCGGTGGCAACGAGGAGGCCGCCCGGCTGATGGGCCTGCCGGTCGACCGCACCAAGTTCGCCGTCTACGTCCTGTCCGGCGCGCTCGCCGGCATCGCGGGCGCCTTCCTCGCCGCGCAGAGCGCCTCCGTGGACGCCGCGGCCGGGCAGGGCTGGGAGCTCACGGCGATCGCCGCCGTCGTGGTCGGGGGCACGCTGCTGACCGGCGGCGTCGGGTCGGTGTTCGGCACGCTCGTCGGTGTCCTGCTGCTGCAGCTGATCTTCAACCTCATCGTGTTCGAGAACAGCAGGGGCGGGATCCAGATCAGCTCGTACTGGGAGTCGGTGATCCGCGGCGCCTTCCTGCTCGCGGTGGTGCTCCTGCAGGTGCGACTCACCCGCCGCGGCCGCACGTCCGCGCCCGCCTGA
- a CDS encoding ABC transporter permease → MAEVTTSRPPEPAVPPTRPSRGRSWAGVAREYGAGILLVLLFAFNVAFTPNFLTVQSLVDVQLRQAAPVAIVALGMALVIAVAGIDLSVGSVMAIAGQVGALMLLAGAGPAVAVLLAVLAAAVCGLANGTLVVRFAVQPIIATLILFIAGRGIAQLLSGGQLIGFRDPSFQFLGLGRIAGIPMPVVLMAVVAAALWFVVRYTAYGRTLLATGGNPAAARLAGVRTGRVRMAAYVTCSTLAGLVGLVVIGITSASDANNVGLGVELDAIAAVAVSGTPLTGGRISVIGTLVGAVMLRLLQNTLVAQGAPREIAQIVTGVVIVIALFVQLRSR, encoded by the coding sequence ATGGCTGAGGTCACGACCTCCCGCCCGCCCGAGCCGGCCGTCCCGCCCACCCGGCCGTCCCGCGGGCGGTCGTGGGCAGGCGTTGCGCGCGAGTACGGCGCGGGGATCCTGCTGGTGCTGCTGTTCGCGTTCAACGTGGCATTCACGCCGAACTTCCTGACGGTGCAGTCGCTGGTCGACGTCCAGCTGCGGCAGGCGGCGCCGGTCGCGATCGTCGCGCTGGGGATGGCGCTGGTGATCGCGGTGGCCGGGATCGACCTGTCGGTCGGGTCGGTGATGGCGATCGCCGGTCAGGTCGGGGCGCTCATGCTGCTCGCGGGCGCCGGGCCTGCGGTGGCGGTGCTGCTGGCGGTGCTCGCGGCCGCGGTGTGCGGGCTGGCCAACGGCACGCTCGTCGTCCGGTTCGCGGTGCAGCCGATCATCGCGACGCTGATCCTGTTCATCGCCGGGCGGGGCATCGCGCAGCTGCTGTCCGGCGGGCAGCTCATCGGCTTCCGCGACCCGTCCTTCCAGTTCCTCGGGCTGGGCCGGATCGCGGGCATCCCGATGCCGGTGGTGCTGATGGCCGTCGTCGCGGCAGCGCTGTGGTTCGTGGTGCGCTACACCGCGTACGGCCGCACGCTGCTCGCCACCGGTGGCAACCCGGCGGCGGCCCGGCTGGCGGGAGTCCGCACCGGCCGGGTGCGGATGGCCGCGTACGTCACCTGCAGCACGCTCGCCGGGCTGGTCGGCCTCGTCGTCATCGGCATCACGAGCGCGTCCGACGCCAACAACGTCGGGCTCGGCGTGGAGCTGGACGCGATCGCGGCGGTCGCCGTGTCCGGCACGCCGCTCACCGGCGGCCGGATCTCGGTGATCGGCACGCTCGTCGGTGCCGTGATGCTGCGGCTGCTGCAGAACACGCTGGTCGCACAGGGCGCGCCGCGGGAGATCGCGCAGATCGTCACCGGGGTGGTCATCGTGATCGCCCTGTTCGTGCAGCTGCGCAGCCGGTAG
- a CDS encoding sugar ABC transporter ATP-binding protein, whose translation MDVPLLEMRGISKAFAGVPALVDAYLAVEPGEVRALIGQNGAGKSTLIKVLTGVHHRDAGEIEFAGQVVDFASPQDAQRAGVATIYQEVNLIPYRSVAENVCIGRAPRRFGLIDWRAVNAEATQRLAALDVHVDVTRPLYEFPIATQQMTAIARALSFDARLVVMDEPTSSLAEHEVAILLDVVRRLRADGVAVLFVSHRLEELYAVADTITVLRDGRVVADAPIRELSRYEVVSRMLGRALTESERRGQHVGAMRGTDAPTVLEARDLRRPPVLNGSSVALRAGEVVGLAGLLGSGRSETVRALFGADPVADGEIVRSGRPVAFGSPRDAIEAGIGFCSEDRKAEGIIPDLSVRENLTLALLPRLTRRGIVDRARQQEIVDRFVQRLGIRLANPDQKVSELSGGNQQKVLLARWLCTQPEVLLLDEPTRGIDVGAKQEIQELVGELADGGVAVLLVSAELEELIDACDRVLVLRDGTTVAELDGSAIGQEAILHAMAEGSAAGDAREERADG comes from the coding sequence GTGGACGTGCCTCTCCTGGAGATGCGGGGGATCTCCAAGGCCTTCGCGGGCGTCCCCGCGCTGGTGGACGCGTACCTGGCCGTCGAGCCGGGCGAGGTCCGCGCCCTGATCGGCCAGAACGGCGCCGGGAAGTCGACGCTGATCAAGGTGCTCACCGGCGTCCACCACCGGGACGCCGGGGAGATCGAGTTCGCCGGACAGGTGGTCGACTTCGCCTCCCCGCAGGACGCCCAGCGCGCGGGCGTCGCGACGATCTACCAGGAGGTCAACCTCATCCCGTACCGCTCGGTGGCGGAGAACGTGTGCATCGGGCGGGCACCACGGCGGTTCGGCCTGATCGACTGGCGGGCGGTGAACGCCGAGGCGACACAGCGGCTCGCCGCGCTCGACGTGCACGTCGACGTCACGCGGCCGCTCTACGAGTTCCCGATAGCGACGCAGCAGATGACGGCGATCGCGCGGGCGCTGTCGTTCGACGCCCGGCTCGTCGTGATGGACGAGCCCACCTCGTCGCTCGCCGAGCACGAGGTGGCGATCCTGCTCGACGTCGTCCGCAGGCTGCGCGCCGACGGGGTGGCCGTCCTGTTCGTCTCCCACCGCCTCGAGGAGCTGTACGCCGTTGCGGACACGATCACCGTGCTGCGCGACGGGCGGGTCGTCGCCGACGCCCCGATCCGGGAGCTGTCCCGCTACGAGGTGGTGTCGAGGATGCTGGGGCGCGCGCTGACCGAGTCGGAGCGGCGCGGCCAGCACGTCGGGGCCATGCGCGGCACGGACGCCCCGACCGTGCTGGAGGCCCGTGACCTGCGGCGACCGCCCGTCCTGAACGGCTCGTCGGTCGCGCTGCGGGCAGGCGAGGTGGTCGGGCTCGCCGGGCTGCTCGGATCGGGCCGCTCGGAGACCGTGCGGGCGCTGTTCGGGGCCGATCCGGTGGCCGATGGCGAGATCGTCCGCTCCGGGCGGCCGGTGGCCTTCGGCTCGCCGCGGGACGCGATCGAGGCGGGCATCGGTTTCTGCTCGGAGGACCGCAAGGCAGAGGGGATCATCCCGGACCTGTCGGTGCGGGAGAACCTCACGCTCGCCCTGCTCCCGCGCCTGACCCGGCGGGGGATCGTCGATCGGGCCCGGCAGCAGGAGATCGTCGACCGGTTCGTGCAGCGGCTCGGGATCCGGCTAGCGAACCCGGACCAGAAGGTGAGCGAGCTCTCCGGCGGCAACCAGCAGAAGGTGCTGCTGGCCCGCTGGCTCTGCACGCAGCCCGAGGTCCTGCTGCTCGACGAGCCGACCCGCGGCATCGACGTGGGCGCGAAGCAGGAGATCCAGGAGCTCGTGGGTGAGCTCGCCGACGGCGGGGTGGCGGTGCTGCTGGTCTCCGCCGAGCTGGAGGAGCTGATCGACGCGTGCGACCGGGTACTGGTGCTGCGCGACGGCACGACCGTGGCCGAGCTGGACGGTTCCGCGATCGGCCAGGAGGCGATCCTGCACGCGATGGCCGAGGGCTCGGCGGCGGGCGACGCCCGCGAGGAGCGCGCCGATGGCTGA
- a CDS encoding ABC transporter substrate-binding protein: MRARSTAVLAGLLTMALSVACSNDAAAPGSGGGGPAAAPAAADCPLASAPDPGNSAPPQNVPMATAAPKVQVKDTYRVAFSQNASNNPWRLAETASMQAEAERLGYQLTVTDANNEQTKQIQDIRGLIAQRPDALFMAPITEQLGNVVAEAADAGIPVFLLDRDVDTSVAKRGEDYVTVIVSDFVQQGRRAAWAMAKATGGNATIIELEGTTGSSPAIDRKTGFHEAIGQCPGMRVVVSQSADFTRAEGQSVAETLLQSHADATAVYAHNDEMALGAISAIRAAGKVPGQDIKVVSIDGSRDALTAVDSGELFATVESNPRFGPRAFQALQRYAQEGQVPVQQILEDRLFDSSNAAEFIPEAY; the protein is encoded by the coding sequence ATGCGAGCCAGGTCGACCGCGGTGCTTGCCGGACTGCTGACGATGGCCCTGAGCGTGGCGTGCTCGAACGACGCCGCGGCGCCGGGCTCAGGGGGAGGCGGGCCCGCGGCGGCCCCGGCTGCGGCCGACTGCCCGCTCGCGAGCGCCCCCGATCCGGGCAACTCGGCTCCCCCGCAGAACGTCCCCATGGCCACCGCCGCCCCGAAGGTGCAGGTGAAGGACACCTACCGCGTGGCCTTCAGCCAGAACGCCAGCAACAACCCGTGGCGGCTCGCGGAGACCGCGAGCATGCAGGCGGAGGCGGAGCGGCTCGGCTACCAGCTCACCGTCACCGACGCCAACAACGAGCAGACCAAGCAGATCCAGGACATCAGGGGCCTGATCGCCCAGCGCCCGGACGCGCTGTTCATGGCCCCGATCACCGAGCAGCTCGGCAACGTGGTCGCCGAGGCCGCGGACGCCGGCATCCCGGTCTTCCTGCTCGACCGCGACGTGGACACGAGCGTCGCGAAGCGCGGCGAGGACTACGTCACCGTGATCGTCTCCGACTTCGTGCAGCAGGGCAGGCGCGCGGCCTGGGCGATGGCCAAGGCCACGGGCGGCAACGCCACGATCATCGAGCTGGAGGGCACCACGGGCTCGTCGCCCGCGATCGACCGGAAGACCGGCTTCCACGAGGCGATCGGGCAGTGCCCCGGTATGCGGGTGGTGGTCTCGCAGTCCGCGGACTTCACCCGCGCCGAGGGGCAGAGCGTCGCCGAGACCCTGCTGCAGTCGCACGCGGACGCCACCGCGGTGTACGCGCACAACGACGAGATGGCGCTCGGCGCGATCTCCGCGATCCGCGCCGCCGGCAAGGTGCCCGGCCAGGACATCAAGGTCGTTTCCATCGACGGCTCGCGGGACGCGCTCACCGCGGTCGACTCAGGGGAGCTCTTCGCCACGGTCGAGTCGAACCCGCGGTTCGGCCCGCGGGCGTTCCAGGCCCTGCAGCGATACGCCCAGGAGGGTCAGGTGCCCGTGCAGCAGATCCTCGAGGACCGGCTGTTCGACTCCTCCAACGCCGCCGAGTTCATCCCCGAGGCCTACTAG
- a CDS encoding LacI family DNA-binding transcriptional regulator, with product MDDPSAGDRVRLIDVARRCGVTKSVVSRVLNDDPSLNVRPETRQRIRAAALELGYRAHAGARALAGAETRALALLIPDLANPVYSRIIRGAYRRAREHGYVVLLAEDTADDGADEAFADLVEAGRVDGLLIASARPGHRLLSSARLARIPHVFVNREVPGSGRNVAMELAAASATAVRYLHGMGHRRIAMVSGPADLQPARLRERGFVDAVRALGLPSELVARGEFSEQGGASAAGRLLDREPGPTAVYCSTLGQAVGALHAIRTRGLHVPADVSVVTYDDLPLAGYLDPPLTSVAMPLLELGAAAVDAVLQQLAGGPAADVAIRVPPAIVERGSVRRLP from the coding sequence GTGGACGACCCGTCGGCCGGCGACCGCGTCCGGCTCATCGACGTGGCGCGCCGCTGCGGGGTCACCAAGTCGGTCGTATCCCGGGTCCTGAACGACGACCCGTCGCTGAACGTCCGCCCGGAGACGCGGCAGCGCATCCGCGCGGCCGCGCTGGAGCTGGGCTACCGGGCACACGCCGGTGCTCGCGCCCTGGCGGGCGCCGAGACGCGGGCACTCGCGTTGCTGATCCCCGACCTCGCCAACCCCGTGTACTCGCGGATCATCCGCGGCGCCTACCGCCGGGCCCGCGAGCACGGGTACGTCGTGCTGCTGGCCGAGGACACCGCCGACGACGGCGCCGACGAGGCGTTCGCCGACCTCGTCGAGGCCGGGCGGGTGGACGGGCTCCTCATCGCGTCGGCCCGGCCCGGCCACCGGCTGCTCTCCTCGGCCCGGTTGGCGCGGATCCCGCACGTCTTCGTCAACCGGGAGGTCCCCGGGTCCGGGCGCAACGTGGCGATGGAGCTGGCGGCGGCGAGCGCCACCGCCGTCCGGTACCTGCACGGGATGGGCCACCGCCGGATCGCCATGGTGTCCGGGCCGGCGGACCTGCAACCCGCCCGGCTGCGCGAGCGCGGGTTCGTCGACGCGGTCCGCGCGCTCGGGCTGCCGTCCGAACTGGTGGCTCGCGGCGAGTTCAGCGAGCAGGGCGGCGCATCGGCGGCGGGCCGGCTGCTCGACCGGGAGCCCGGGCCGACCGCCGTCTACTGCAGCACCCTGGGACAGGCCGTCGGCGCGCTGCACGCGATCCGCACCCGGGGGCTGCACGTGCCCGCGGACGTCTCCGTGGTCACCTACGACGACCTCCCGCTCGCCGGCTACCTCGACCCGCCGCTCACCAGCGTGGCGATGCCGTTGCTGGAGCTGGGGGCCGCGGCGGTCGACGCCGTGCTGCAGCAGCTCGCGGGCGGGCCCGCGGCCGACGTCGCCATCCGCGTGCCACCGGCGATCGTCGAGCGGGGGTCGGTCCGGCGCCTGCCGTGA
- a CDS encoding LysR family transcriptional regulator has product MLAAGVEMRDIETVLVLAEELHFGRTAERLKVSTARVSQVVQAVERRIGAPLFERTSRRVGLTPLGKSLVAELRPVVAALDRAIGTAKDRSRTTRTAVSIGHSVTVNDVPELDALISAFESRCANRRVLRLRFDNFTYFQSMVRGELDLWITWWPGAFPPEEEGLRGGPPIALRDPVLLVGRRHPLATRTSVALDDLAVHPVLAMPSTQPALFRKWWVPRTAPNGRPIATVEGSWSVGTFQELAWHLEPGDLGWFTAARTPERMAMPPGVVAVPVRDAAPFALLPLWRPAAETPAMREFIDAISWRARADQPAVSAVPGGAG; this is encoded by the coding sequence GTGCTGGCGGCGGGCGTGGAGATGAGGGACATCGAGACGGTGCTCGTGCTCGCCGAGGAGCTCCACTTCGGCCGGACGGCCGAGCGGCTGAAGGTGTCGACCGCTCGGGTGAGCCAGGTGGTCCAGGCGGTCGAGCGCCGGATCGGCGCCCCGCTGTTCGAGCGCACGAGCCGCCGCGTCGGCCTCACGCCGCTCGGGAAGTCGCTGGTCGCCGAGCTGCGCCCGGTCGTCGCCGCGCTCGACCGGGCCATCGGCACCGCGAAGGACCGGTCGCGCACCACCCGCACCGCCGTGAGCATCGGGCACTCGGTGACCGTCAACGACGTCCCCGAGCTCGACGCCCTCATCAGCGCCTTCGAGTCCCGCTGCGCGAACCGGCGCGTGCTGCGCCTGCGGTTCGACAACTTCACCTACTTCCAGTCGATGGTCCGCGGCGAGCTCGACCTGTGGATCACCTGGTGGCCCGGCGCGTTCCCCCCGGAGGAGGAGGGGCTGCGCGGCGGACCGCCGATCGCGCTCCGCGACCCCGTGCTGCTCGTCGGCCGGCGGCACCCGCTGGCCACGCGGACCTCGGTCGCGCTCGACGACCTGGCGGTCCACCCCGTGCTGGCCATGCCGTCCACGCAACCGGCCCTGTTCCGGAAGTGGTGGGTGCCGCGGACGGCGCCGAACGGGCGTCCGATCGCCACCGTCGAGGGTTCCTGGAGCGTCGGGACCTTCCAGGAGCTCGCCTGGCACCTCGAACCCGGTGACCTGGGCTGGTTCACGGCCGCCAGGACACCGGAGCGGATGGCGATGCCACCGGGCGTGGTGGCCGTGCCGGTGCGCGACGCCGCGCCGTTCGCGCTGCTGCCGCTCTGGCGCCCCGCTGCCGAGACCCCGGCGATGCGGGAGTTCATCGACGCGATCTCGTGGCGGGCCCGCGCCGACCAGCCCGCTGTGTCCGCGGTCCCGGGGGGCGCCGGCTGA